The Xyrauchen texanus isolate HMW12.3.18 chromosome 19, RBS_HiC_50CHRs, whole genome shotgun sequence genome segment TGAGTTGACGGTGTTGACTGTACAAtacgttttattgatattttgtcAGTTGTGAAGACAGTGCCAGTGTTgaggctttttgtttttttgtttacaattaatatatataatttatttttgatttgaaataaattgcctacatttattattttactcattattttttatttttagacttGTTAAAACAAgcagagaagaaaataaaaacagtctTCTAACCTGTGTTCTAAAATAGTCTTCTGTCTTCTTTTCTGGGAGCCTATAGTTACTTTTGCAGTAGAAATATCGGTATCGGTACTCGGTATCGGCAAGAACACAAATGTAAATACTCATACTCGTATCGGTTtgaaaaaaatggtatcgggccatccttaacacaaacaaagatttttaaaagaatatctcaggcccatacaatgcaagtgaatggtgaccaaaactttgaagctccaaaaagcaaataaaggctgcaaaaattaatccataaaactccagtggtttaatccatgtctcctgaaatgatccaatcagttttgggtgagaacagtccaaaatataactcctttttcactgtacatcttgacatcagcagtctccttggcaatcatgatttcaagctcgtttacacttcctagcgcaATCAAGCACTCTGTgaatgcgtcaagcactaggaattgttacaagcttgaaatcattatcgtgccaagagactgcaatggcaagatgtacagtgaaaaaaagtttttctgttctcacccaaaaccgattggatcgctgcagaagacatatattaaaccactggagtcttatgggttaattttattctgcttttatgtgctttttagagctacAAAGTTTTGTtcaacattcatttgcattgtttggacctacagagctgagacattcttctaaaaatctgtatttgtgatcagcaaaagaaagaaagtcatacacatctgtgaaggcatgagggtgagtatatgatgagataattgttgggtgaactatccctttaacatgagtTTGATGAATTCAAATAGTTGGTGTCTGACTGGTCTAACCTTATCACTATCTTGTACAGTAATAAGTGGGTTTGTTGTGGCCGTCTCTAACACAGGCATGTCAGGAACACTCTCATCCAGCTGCTCATCAAAGACCTGTGTGAATGAGAAAGACAGGAATAAATAACGAACATTTTCAACAGTATAAGGGAGATTAGGGCCAGTTGATAGAACTGCCATGTGCCCTATTAGGCCAGTGCAGCATTGTCATTACGTCTCACATTCATTGATCATGTACATGTGAGTTTATGAATTGCAAACTTAAACATTTGGATTGCTGTGAtgtattgaaatacatttttaaattctgctGATTTAAATATGACACCAAGATAAATGAATCTTGCTGGCTAACTTAGAcaatgttttgttgaaattgtGAGACTGAGTTGTGATAGTCTTGGAATAATCACTTAGAATGGATTGAATATTATAAACAAATTAGCAATGTTTTGCATTAAATGTGATTGTTTTCATCAAGTTGTTTATTCATTTATAGCTCACATGGATTTTCATTAAAAGTACATAACTTCTAGcttttaaaatttacattttatttagcaatgcatttttatgtgccagatttatttattttgtatttatatatttatactgtatgtaatctGCAAGTACAAATCTGAATTACTGTACTAACTGGGTCAGCACTAAATAAATCTAAATCAGCACTAAATCTTTTGTTCTctctttaattctttttttttttttttgttcatgcatgatttcttgtaaagctgctttgaaattatgtgtgttgtgtaaagtgctatacaaataaaaatgtcttgactgtCTGGTAGACATTATacaaagttataataataatagtttagtaAAACAGCATTGATggtaaaacacttttacttttggTCAAGCTTATTTAGAAACTAAAGAGACTCTGAAAATGCATCAACTGTGAGGAGTGTTATATGAAGTATTCTCTTACATCcgtttcctcctcctcctcactgctttcttcttcttctgggcTTTCCaattcttcctcctcttcttcctctttctGTTCATGCCTGCTTTCTGTGGCTGGTGTGTTATGAACAGATGGCTGACGGACGTCTGGTTTGGACTTCCTCCTCCAGAGGGCACTGTGGCGCTGTTTACTGAAAGAAACGTAGAAGACCACTCACAAAACTCTTGCTATGTTTGGAATGCAATTCTAGCATATTACACTATAAACTCTTGACTATTTTTAAAATAGCATGTGAAagaataaacataaacatttcggtaacactttacaataaggttacatttgttaacaacattagttaacatgaactaacaatgaatggTATTTTTAGCAACTAGCATTAACaacgattaataaatgctgtaaaaataaattgttcattattagtacATGATGCCTCATGCattatggaaccttattgtaaagtgctactaACATTTCAAACAATAGTATGCTACATGGCTggtgttgctagtgccatgctctaccagttgaacaATAGGAACACTGTATGTTATTGttaaggtcatgggtttgattctcaGAGAATACAAATATGGGCAAAATACATACATGAAATCCACTGTacattgctttggataaatgtgttttCCAAACACATAAATGTACACTGTTGTCACTGTTGTGCAACTTTTAGTGAGTGGTGTCTATTTATCatcacagaaatatatatataatattgtgtgCCATTCTGAATGTATATTCAATAACTTTATAGGGAGGCTTTAATAGATATAATGTATGGCAGTGGCTGTTTGAGATGGGTGTGAGTTTCAGTTTCTGTGCCCTTGTGTACATACATGGCTGACTAACAATAATTTGACTTGAACTGCCATTGAGACAAGGTGGAAAGTGTTACCTGGCATTAAGGATTCCGCTATAAGTTTGCAGCTGTTTGAGGAACCCTTCGTTTGGCTGCACTATAGGCCGTCGTTCTCTGACGTAGTTTAGAGCATGATCTAAAGTCCAGCCCTGCTGCTTCATCACAAATGCGATTACTGTAGAGGCAGAACGAGAGACGCCCATCTTACAATGCACGAGTACGGCCTGTCCACGCTTCCTGTATTATTGTCGGtacaaaacaaatttataaataaataacaatgataaaacataaaacatgagcATTAGACAGTTATGTTGAAAAGggtaaaaacttaattaaatgTAGGCCTCACAGCAGACATTCTCTAAATTACTACTTTATAGGAGAATAAGAATTTCATACCGTCTGTTCGTCTATGTGTAAACTGATGCCTTTACAGACAATTGTTTAAGATAGGTAAGTCTGCAAACAGAAAAACTGGATGCATGCCATTTATGAAACTAGGTGAAGAAAACGAGCACCTTGCTTCATCGATGAACGTGTAAGTGCTGTTCCAGTGTGCGAGTAGGTCTGTCGACTCCACATCGTAAACTCTAATATTCATATAGGTGAAGGATTGTGGGAAAAAGTTGTCAATCTCCATGGTAACATTCAGGATGTAGCCCACActatcaaaaaattaaaataataaaattattttataaccgTCTGCGGCAGAATAGATTTGTTTAATaggataaaaataaatgtatgtacttGTTCTTTTGCAGTTCTTCAAAGTTGGCAGCATTCCATTCTGAaccctttgaaaaaaaaaaaaacgtaaattaCTCTTTAGTTTTCGAATAGTATAGTGGATGAAATAGTACACAAATGCCACCACTCACCAAGTAAAGGTAGTCCAAGATTCTGGAGGGTTTGTCCATCTGAGCCATTGTGACCATCATTTCATTGTCAATGTATTCTTTGTAGTCTTTCATGTCTATGCCTATTCTGGCCTCCATTGCTGTTCGAACCTACAAACATGGATACACATTTCTCTAGTcctaaattacacatttatactttACTCAATGTATTCCTCACATGAGCTGCATTTATAATAATCTAAAATTTGAAACAATATTTGTATCAATTGAAACGCGAAATATCCCATGAATATCTTTATTTGACATTTACGTTCTTAGCAGACACTTTTTGCAAAAGACATTTACGAAAAAACAAATACAACCAACATGAATGGAATGAATGCCACTAAAATACTGCCTGAATGCCATTATACCATATACGTGCATACCATGAAGATTCTCTGAATAAGATAACAAGCCCAGGCATATTGCATTCTAGAGTAGGTGTCTTCAAAAGGTGTGTCTTGAGTCTTCTGTTGAATAACCGTAAAGGTGCCATAATAAGAAGATTATTTCCCTTGCTCTTTTGAAACTAGACTTCAGTCTACTATGTAGACATACTCCGATGTTCACTACACAAATCTACCTCTTCAACCCAGCCCACATGATAACTCTACGTCTACCAAGGTCCCAAATAATTTCCGCCTAGCTTTAACAGTTTGTGTGGCATTATTCTGCACAATATTAATACTGTCTTTGCAGTTATTATTGAGGGATGGTGCAGTACAGCATCACTCATTTCACATATAAAAGATGTTAGGAAATCATTACAGAGTTCATTGGTATATCATTAGcatgttttaaagggataattcacccccaAAAAATGAATGCTGTAATAATTAGCTGTTCACATATGACTTTGTGTCTTCAGTatagcacaaaaggagatgtaaggcaatatattagtctcagtcactagtcacttttattatatagaaacaagatgcaattaaagtgaatagtgactgtggctaacattctaaatgtatgacaaatgattaaatgagtaaatgacaaaatgtaaaaattggtgaactatcacttaaaAGGAACAGCGGCAAAACAGACGGTTTAACACTTAgatgcatacctcgggtcttaAATGACACAGGACCTCATTTCATCCCTGTATgttttggagttatgcccacaACTCTTTAATATTCCTTAACCATTATCTTCTGAATAGTGTAAAtggcaatattacaaaaaatttaatgtgtataaatacttaattaccaaaagtgtatagggtcattaaagacccTAGATATGTAAGTGTCAGGGTTTATGaatccaggttttttttttttcactttctaaGTCCTACTTTTATGAGGATTTCTTATCTAtctataagtttactatcacaggatgtctatttttgtttattacaagacaaattagtacaatattcaaacaaatgactgtttcacattgattttctgtgtgacaatgTTGAATTTTCATTATTCCATATGTGTGTACACAcgtattatacatgctatttcttacttaAGATGTGTCAGTGAATTACATGACTTAGTTTTGACTTTGCTATTTGattaagaaacaacatggaagtaaactgtAGCAAGTGTAAAACATGAGAGTATGATTTGCCTATTGAAAGTTGGGTGtaatactgaaattatgtaagttatgtatctatttagactcaaaaagcacctgagaaaatacatatgtgtagcttatgttatgtgtacattatgtgttatgtatagctcaatatgtgtttgacagtcagttgcatctcatgaaatttaagtGTTGaattaatgaatcctgttctatatttgttgcaaaacatcaaaatataacagaatatattctattctattattttaacattttcttgaaatttttaaaaattatttgacacaATCTTGGTATTTTGTGGATTATTTGAGATAGATATAtgtgccgggtctctaaagacctgagtaaataataatgttttgtgaaacacccgtgcatttaagggttaaatcaaAGTGTCAGAGAAAAGGACAAAAATGCAAgtcatgtaaaactaaattacaaGAAACTTCATCAAACATTatcagggttgctgcagagtttttaaaaccAAATTTAAGACGTTTTAAGACCTTTTCAAGACCAAAACAAATGAAATTAATACTGTAACCAAAATAaaccaacacaatctcaaaataaatcatgtatcatggtctcttacttaaacaggcaggggcacatattcaacatggccttaacattgtttatcagtaaaacagggtaggcaatatgcaagtttaaaatactctagacatgttttccacatttaTATCATATTAAAATTGGTGTATgtatcattatataaacaaatacaaattacagGTCGATCAATATTGGATTGTGCTGATTCTATAATGTGTTGAAAGAGAGCCAGTTAGTCTgcaaatagttatttttttaattggtagccaatattaaatgttcttagtcaTTTTAtcctgtgatggggagggccagacagaggctacaagagtccacaTTTTATTAAATTCTAGATGCACTATGGAACTTTTAACTTCAAAGAGACTTTTAAGTttgaaatacaccagggactcttattttgaaatgcttgcgcttcactgcttccagctgctcattcaaacaaataaggaacataaaatgtgcactcctaaaATAATCTACAACGTATTACATTATAaactatataaacaatataaaaaaaaatacaatttgtttttctccctttttctccccaatttggaatgcccaattctcagtgcgctctaagtccttgtggtggtgtagtgactcacctcaatctgggtggcggaggacaaatctcagttgcctccgcgtctgagacagtcaatctgcacattttatcacgtagcttgttgagcacgttactgcggaggcacagcgcgtgtggaggcttcacgctattctccacggcattcacacacaactcaccacgcgccacaCCAAGaacgagaatcacattatagcgagaaccacattatagcaataaCGAGGAggttggattacttcagcacagatagattttttcacttgttttgattataaaaactctgccagtacaggaagacaaaatacacatgctaaaaatacattctctgaaaaacctaattaTCTTATGCATTGCTGTTTctctgttttaaggatttttagatatttttacaagaaaataatacaaaaagtattaTCAAGAATGTGATGTGAATGTCTTACTAGAAATATTATcctgaaattatgatccaacatgaattttcttgataaatatgaTCTTGCCTGTTAACATGTGCTTGTAAActggcaagaaatagcattttagcttagcgtaaagttgacaatttacacaaggtttatttatatttttctgctccaaacttacttcagacttacttctctatctgctcgtatgaatgtaacacgtcataagaaagtgtttctctgctgttcaaatgcattttggattGTATCATTTATATGAAAGGACTAAAtagtaaatgaaacaaatgacaataaaatgcaaagtatctctttagtaatcaaaataattttttaatgtaactattctaattgcCAACTACTTAATTTGTAActgtacagttacttatattttgtattttaaatacataatcccattatgggattatgtattccattactcccaaaCCCtgtatataaacaattaaaagtaaacatatttaatcaacactacatcatcttcatcatcatcaatctTTAGTGACCTCTTgtcaaaaatgtctgatgtggcCAAATGATTGCACTGTTCTGCAACAGCAGGAAACACTCGCAAGCCCCCACGTTCTTGGAAAATATACAAAACTGCCACGTTTTCACTCTGAAGGACGcagtgcatgcatttatttaattaaatggaattattttgaagtttgataatcacattagttCATATCACGATTCCTGCCTTTCAGCCCCCATATTTAAGGCcgctttaaataaaaattaagaattttattgtataatttaagatatttaagactttttatgaccttacattttggaaaactgaatttaagacattttaaggatcCGCGGGATCCCTGATTATAAGTGGACGTGGACTTAAGGGAAATTTTAAATGCTACGATGGTATACGATAAGACCTCTttgtcaaaaaaagaaaagttattgTTTAAAAGAGACAGTATATGTGAAACATTCTGTTTATTATTGTGCCTATTTCTGactgtctctctatctctttcaATCGTTTTACCTGCTTTGAGGTAATATTTTCCAGGTCCTCAGTCCTCATAATCTCCCGCAGCTGAGCTTTGATCTCCCTCTCCATTGACACCCGATTAGATGTTGAACTTCCTCCAGTGTCTGTCCTGACTGACTCCAGGCCAGTCATGGCCCCCCATTCATTAAGGCAGTGTTGGTTGGATTCCACATGCTCTCTGTAATATTGTGCCCACTCCAGCCCACAGCCAGGGATGACAGCTCCACGCACAGCCCGTTCACAGCAGCCATGAAGCGCCTGCAACACTGACCTAGTGCAGAGTGTGAATGACATACGACAGTAAGCTGTAAACATGCAGTCTGCAAACCACAAGCACAGTGTTAATGTACAAGTCACAGAGCTAATTCAGAGAATTTTTATAGATGGATTGACCAGAACCacattaataatgaaaataaaatggcaaaataagaaaaagaagaatAATCATGTGGTTTTAAGTATGTGTAATAGCTACATTGCATTTTGTCACTGGTTGAGAAAATAAGGGTGAGTTTGTTTCCTCAGCATTTCCTGCTGTAAATCTTACCACATCGTCTGAATGGACACGGGCTTGAAGATTCGTGTTGCTTCTGCAGATGTCACGCTGAAACCTCTGTAAGAGAAAGAGTGAAACAAACTGTTAAAAAGCAGAACTTTGGGGCTAAAGCTTCAACAACTTCTGGCGAATTATGCAGATACATTCATACAGATCACAATTTACTtttgttactttttatttattgtatatatttataggaCATAACAGCACTTATTGCAGAAGACATCATCATGTTTCAAATACTGTTGaatgtttcctttttgttttggtcattctgtgcatcttatcacgtggcttgttgagcgtgttaccatggagaatTAGTGGAcgctgttctccgcggcatccacgcacaact includes the following:
- the LOC127660057 gene encoding protein phosphatase Slingshot homolog 3-like isoform X2 gives rise to the protein MALLTLHRTPSVCTTPDEPIPRLGRLQKRESFALVKGAVLLLDEREREGLQEEPIHPLLGPRHGGQSSDTQRRHLHAMISLLRPEDTVKLAVRLESVSSIRVRYLLIVGTLNEKEESMLLGMDFRDSNSDECTIGLVLPIWSDTQVYLDGDGGFSVTSAEATRIFKPVSIQTMWSVLQALHGCCERAVRGAVIPGCGLEWAQYYREHVESNQHCLNEWGAMTGLESVRTDTGGSSTSNRVSMEREIKAQLREIMRTEDLENITSKQVRTAMEARIGIDMKDYKEYIDNEMMVTMAQMDKPSRILDYLYLGSEWNAANFEELQKNNVGYILNVTMEIDNFFPQSFTYMNIRVYDVESTDLLAHWNSTYTFIDEARKRGQAVLVHCKMGVSRSASTVIAFVMKQQGWTLDHALNYVRERRPIVQPNEGFLKQLQTYSGILNASKQRHSALWRRKSKPDVRQPSVHNTPATESRHEQKEEEEEEELESPEEEESSEEEEETDVFDEQLDESVPDMPVLETATTNPLITVQDSDKVSSSPSRSGRMDLFSLMQSIQLDDEDRGIDKEIPFGQRHSPAQRRRSHRRRELTHQKAHVDVSPDPSSRQAQNKKPDEMGL
- the LOC127660057 gene encoding protein phosphatase Slingshot homolog 3-like isoform X1, whose protein sequence is MALLTLHRTPSVCTTPDEPIPRLGRLQKRESFALVKGAVLLLDEREREGLQEEPIHPLLGPRHGGQSSDTQRRHLHAMISLLRPEDTVKLAVRLESVSSIRVRYLLIVGTLNEKEESMLLGMDFRDSNRYDECTIGLVLPIWSDTQVYLDGDGGFSVTSAEATRIFKPVSIQTMWSVLQALHGCCERAVRGAVIPGCGLEWAQYYREHVESNQHCLNEWGAMTGLESVRTDTGGSSTSNRVSMEREIKAQLREIMRTEDLENITSKQVRTAMEARIGIDMKDYKEYIDNEMMVTMAQMDKPSRILDYLYLGSEWNAANFEELQKNNVGYILNVTMEIDNFFPQSFTYMNIRVYDVESTDLLAHWNSTYTFIDEARKRGQAVLVHCKMGVSRSASTVIAFVMKQQGWTLDHALNYVRERRPIVQPNEGFLKQLQTYSGILNASKQRHSALWRRKSKPDVRQPSVHNTPATESRHEQKEEEEEEELESPEEEESSEEEEETDVFDEQLDESVPDMPVLETATTNPLITVQDSDKVSSSPSRSGRMDLFSLMQSIQLDDEDRGIDKEIPFGQRHSPAQRRRSHRRRELTHQKAHVDVSPDPSSRQAQNKKPDEMGL